The Vibrio chagasii genome includes a region encoding these proteins:
- the sapC gene encoding putrescine export ABC transporter permease SapC — translation MLTNNVYQEEQIPTQFERFWRSFRSNNLAMFGLWCLILIILVTITSPWLAPHDAQEQTGHLLTPPSWDPAGTVEYFLGTDDLGRDILSRLIIGSQLTFGAAVVITFIAAVIGCLIGVLAGMTRGLLSSTLNHLLDTVMSIPSLLLAIIFVAFLGFGEFNILLALCLALIPRFIRSVYIAVHAEVEKDYILASRLDGANDFYLLWNSILPNILTVVALEITLALSVAILDITALGFLGLGAQAPSTEWGSILGDSVELIYLAPWTVTLPGLAIMFTVIVINLVGEGVRQALNAGIE, via the coding sequence ATGCTAACAAATAACGTCTACCAGGAAGAACAGATTCCTACCCAGTTTGAGCGCTTCTGGCGTAGCTTCCGCTCTAACAACCTTGCGATGTTTGGCTTGTGGTGTTTGATACTTATCATTCTGGTGACGATCACTTCTCCGTGGTTAGCTCCCCATGACGCACAAGAGCAAACGGGTCATCTTTTAACACCGCCATCTTGGGATCCAGCAGGTACTGTTGAATATTTCTTGGGTACAGACGATCTAGGCCGAGATATTCTTTCTCGCTTAATCATTGGCTCTCAGCTTACCTTTGGTGCGGCGGTCGTGATTACCTTTATCGCTGCCGTTATTGGCTGTCTCATTGGCGTGCTTGCGGGTATGACGCGTGGTTTGCTATCAAGTACTCTAAACCACCTGCTTGATACGGTGATGTCGATTCCGTCTCTGCTACTAGCAATCATCTTTGTAGCATTCCTTGGCTTTGGCGAGTTCAATATCTTGCTGGCCTTATGTTTGGCATTGATTCCGCGCTTTATTCGCTCGGTCTACATTGCCGTGCATGCTGAGGTAGAGAAAGACTATATTCTGGCTTCTCGCCTTGATGGTGCGAACGACTTCTACCTGCTGTGGAACTCGATTCTTCCAAATATTCTTACTGTGGTGGCACTAGAAATTACACTGGCGTTATCCGTCGCAATTCTTGATATCACCGCCTTAGGCTTCCTTGGTCTTGGCGCTCAGGCACCAAGCACCGAATGGGGCTCTATCCTAGGTGATTCTGTAGAACTTATTTATCTCGCACCATGGACAGTAACCCTACCTGGCCTAGCCATTATGTTTACAGTAATTGTGATTAACCTCGTCGGTGAAGGTGTTCGCCAAGCGCTAAATGCAGGAATCGAATAA